One Faecalispora anaeroviscerum genomic window carries:
- the ileS gene encoding isoleucine--tRNA ligase — MYQKVSTDLHFVDREKEVEQYWQENHIFEKSVETRSKGLPYVFYDGPPTANGKPHIGHVLTRVIKDLLPRYQTMKGKQVPRKAGWDTHGLPVELEVEKALHINGKDQIEAYGLEPFIDKCKESVWKYQEMWEDFSRTVGFWVDMDHPYVTYDNNFIESEWWALKQIWEKELLYKGFKIVPYCPRCGTPLSSHEVAQGYKDVKERSAIVKFKVKGEDAYILAWTTTPWTLPSNVGLCVNPDEKYVKVKKDDTVYYMAAELVNTVLGEDAEILESFVGTDLEYKEYEPLFPFVQPKEKCWFVTCDRYVTLTDGTGVVHIAPAFGEDDARVGRIYSLPFVQLVDGKGQMTKETTWPGVFCKDADPLILDDLKARGLLFAAPKFEHSYPFCWRCDTPLIYYARESWFIKMTAVRESLIRNNNTVNWIPPSIGKGRFGDWLENVQDWGISRNRYWGTPLNIWECECGCRHSIGSIEELKKMSPNCPDDIELHRPYIDAVTITCPDCGKQMHRVPEVIDCWFDSGSMPFAQHHYPFENQELFHQQFPADFISEAVDQTRGWFYSLMAISTLLFDKAPFRNVIVLGHVQDENGQKMSKSKGNAVDPFDALETYGADAIRWYFYSNSAPWLPNRFYGKAVVEGQRKFLSTLWNTYAFFVLYANIDEFDATQYRLEPSKLTLLDKWLFSRLNSMVRDVDTNLENYRIPEAARALQDFVDDMSNWYVRCSRERFWVEEMTQDKISAYMTLYTALVTVAKAAAPMIPFMTEEIYRNLVCSIDPKAPESVHLCLFPQCDESMIDTKMEEDMQQAMQIVTLGRAARNEVGMKIRQPLANLFIHAERDLGEDYREIIREELNIKTVHFVSDASDFSDYRFKPQLKLLGKKYGKQINEVREALAALNGSAAKKELDQNGAIKLTISTGEISLTAEELLIETAQKEGFESMSDKGVTIVLDTTLTPELVEEGFVREIISKLQSMRKDAGFEVTDRIAVYQNGSEKIADLLWKNREQISREVLADEIRLGETDGYTAEWDVNGEKTSFGVVKVS; from the coding sequence ATGTATCAAAAAGTATCCACAGATCTTCATTTTGTGGACCGTGAAAAAGAAGTAGAGCAGTATTGGCAGGAGAACCATATTTTTGAAAAAAGCGTGGAGACCCGCAGCAAGGGATTGCCTTACGTTTTTTACGACGGCCCGCCTACGGCGAACGGCAAGCCGCATATTGGCCACGTGCTGACACGTGTTATTAAAGATTTGCTGCCCCGCTACCAGACCATGAAGGGCAAGCAGGTGCCGCGCAAGGCCGGCTGGGATACTCACGGCCTGCCCGTGGAGCTGGAAGTGGAAAAAGCGCTGCACATCAACGGCAAGGATCAGATTGAAGCCTATGGCTTGGAGCCCTTCATTGATAAATGTAAGGAAAGCGTGTGGAAGTACCAGGAAATGTGGGAGGATTTCTCCCGCACGGTCGGCTTCTGGGTGGATATGGATCACCCCTATGTCACCTACGACAACAACTTCATCGAGTCTGAATGGTGGGCGTTAAAACAGATCTGGGAGAAGGAGCTTCTCTATAAGGGGTTTAAGATTGTTCCCTACTGCCCACGCTGCGGAACACCGCTTTCCAGCCATGAGGTGGCGCAGGGCTATAAAGATGTTAAGGAACGCTCCGCCATTGTGAAATTCAAGGTCAAGGGGGAGGACGCCTATATTCTGGCGTGGACGACCACTCCGTGGACTTTGCCCTCGAACGTGGGGTTGTGCGTAAACCCCGACGAGAAATATGTAAAGGTCAAAAAAGACGATACCGTTTATTATATGGCGGCGGAGCTGGTGAACACCGTTCTCGGCGAGGACGCGGAGATTCTGGAAAGCTTTGTCGGCACCGATCTGGAATACAAGGAATACGAGCCGCTGTTCCCCTTTGTGCAGCCGAAAGAAAAATGCTGGTTTGTCACCTGCGACCGCTACGTCACGCTGACAGACGGTACTGGGGTGGTTCATATCGCACCTGCCTTCGGTGAAGACGATGCCCGTGTGGGTCGTATTTACAGCCTGCCGTTCGTACAGCTGGTAGACGGCAAGGGCCAGATGACAAAAGAAACCACGTGGCCCGGTGTGTTCTGCAAGGATGCCGATCCGTTGATTCTGGACGACCTGAAAGCAAGGGGCTTGCTGTTTGCAGCGCCAAAGTTCGAGCACAGCTATCCGTTCTGCTGGCGCTGCGACACTCCGCTGATCTATTACGCAAGAGAATCCTGGTTCATCAAAATGACTGCGGTTCGCGAAAGCCTGATCCGCAATAATAATACCGTCAACTGGATTCCCCCGTCAATCGGCAAGGGCCGTTTTGGCGACTGGCTGGAAAACGTGCAGGATTGGGGCATCAGCCGCAACCGTTACTGGGGAACTCCGCTCAACATCTGGGAGTGCGAATGCGGCTGCCGCCATTCCATCGGCAGTATTGAGGAGCTTAAAAAGATGTCTCCGAACTGCCCGGACGACATTGAGCTGCACCGCCCCTATATTGACGCTGTTACCATCACGTGCCCCGACTGCGGGAAACAGATGCACCGCGTGCCGGAGGTGATTGACTGCTGGTTCGATTCCGGTTCCATGCCGTTTGCCCAGCATCACTATCCCTTTGAAAATCAGGAGCTGTTCCACCAGCAGTTCCCGGCAGACTTTATTTCTGAAGCGGTCGATCAGACCCGCGGCTGGTTCTACTCGCTGATGGCGATTTCTACGCTGCTGTTTGACAAGGCACCGTTCCGCAATGTCATTGTGCTGGGTCACGTTCAGGATGAAAACGGCCAGAAGATGTCCAAATCCAAGGGCAACGCGGTCGACCCGTTCGACGCGCTCGAAACGTACGGCGCGGATGCCATCCGCTGGTATTTTTACAGCAATTCCGCACCGTGGCTGCCAAACCGTTTTTACGGCAAAGCAGTCGTGGAGGGCCAGCGCAAGTTCCTCTCCACCCTGTGGAACACCTATGCGTTCTTTGTGCTGTATGCCAACATCGACGAATTTGACGCTACCCAGTATCGCCTTGAGCCGAGTAAGCTCACGCTGCTGGATAAATGGCTGTTCTCGCGCCTGAATTCGATGGTGCGGGATGTGGACACAAATTTGGAAAATTACCGCATTCCCGAGGCGGCCCGCGCGCTTCAGGATTTTGTGGACGATATGAGCAACTGGTACGTGCGCTGCAGCCGTGAGCGCTTCTGGGTGGAAGAAATGACCCAGGATAAGATCAGCGCGTATATGACCCTGTATACCGCTCTGGTAACAGTGGCCAAGGCCGCGGCCCCGATGATTCCGTTCATGACGGAGGAGATCTACCGCAACCTGGTGTGCAGCATCGACCCCAAAGCGCCGGAAAGCGTGCATCTGTGCCTTTTCCCGCAGTGCGATGAATCCATGATCGATACGAAGATGGAAGAGGACATGCAGCAGGCCATGCAGATCGTCACGCTGGGCCGCGCTGCCAGAAACGAGGTCGGCATGAAGATCCGCCAGCCTCTCGCGAACCTGTTCATCCATGCGGAGCGCGATTTGGGCGAGGATTACCGTGAGATCATCCGCGAAGAGCTGAACATTAAAACAGTTCATTTTGTATCGGATGCTTCCGACTTCTCCGATTACCGCTTCAAGCCGCAGCTCAAGCTTCTGGGTAAAAAATACGGCAAGCAGATCAACGAAGTCCGCGAGGCTCTGGCAGCTCTGAACGGCTCTGCCGCAAAAAAAGAGCTGGATCAGAACGGTGCGATCAAGCTTACGATTTCCACCGGAGAGATTTCTCTCACCGCAGAAGAACTCTTGATTGAAACCGCACAGAAGGAGGGCTTCGAGTCCATGTCCGATAAGGGCGTGACCATCGTACTCGATACCACCCTGACCCCCGAGCTGGTGGAAGAAGGCTTTGTGCGCGAGATCATCAGCAAACTGCAGTCCATGCGTAAGGACGCCGGCTTCGAGGTGACGGACCGCATCGCCGTGTACCAGAACGGCAGCGAGAAGATTGCCGACCTTCTGTGGAAAAACCGCGAACAAATCAGCCGCGAGGTGCTGGCGGACGAAATCCGCCTTGGCGAGACTGACGGCTACACCGCCGAATGGGATGTTAACGGGGAGAAGACCTCGTTCGGTGTCGTCAAGGTTTCCTAA
- a CDS encoding helix-turn-helix domain-containing protein: MIQYVTGTTIKSLREKKGYTQRQLAELLSVSDKAVSKWETQRGLPDISLLEPLAKALGVSVAELLSGEQVTNSNRSGNMLRTCIYVCPVCGNVIHSIGQGSFTCCGITLPVQEAEEADEEHAICVEQVEHEYYVTLSHPMEKEHFISFIALITPDQIQMKKLYPEQNPEARFSIFGSGTLYAYCNQHGLFRMRVGASRISAQK; this comes from the coding sequence ATGATACAGTATGTAACGGGAACCACGATAAAATCCCTGCGCGAGAAAAAAGGATACACCCAGCGCCAGTTGGCAGAGCTGTTGTCGGTAAGCGACAAGGCTGTTTCTAAATGGGAAACACAGCGAGGCCTGCCGGACATCTCTCTGCTGGAGCCGTTGGCAAAAGCACTCGGCGTTTCCGTCGCGGAGCTTTTGTCGGGCGAGCAGGTGACAAACAGCAATCGCTCGGGCAATATGCTGCGCACCTGCATTTATGTCTGCCCGGTATGCGGGAACGTGATTCACTCCATTGGCCAGGGCTCCTTTACCTGCTGTGGTATTACCCTGCCGGTACAGGAGGCGGAGGAAGCCGACGAGGAACATGCGATTTGCGTGGAGCAGGTGGAGCACGAGTATTATGTTACTTTAAGTCACCCGATGGAAAAGGAGCATTTCATTTCGTTTATCGCGCTCATCACGCCGGATCAGATTCAGATGAAAAAGCTGTACCCGGAGCAGAACCCAGAAGCCCGCTTTTCGATTTTCGGCTCGGGTACGCTGTACGCTTACTGCAATCAGCATGGCTTGTTCCGGATGCGGGTTGGCGCAAGTAGGATTTCGGCACAGAAATGA
- the rpsD gene encoding 30S ribosomal protein S4, producing MATRRGPRFKECRRLGVNVCGHPKAMNRAGAPAFNKRRKVSEYSMQLTEKQKVKAYYGILEKQMARYYNAAEKTKGKTGDALLQALECRLDNMVYRIGFANSIRLARQQVTHGHLLVNGKKISIPSYSIQPGDVISLREKSRSNVAFRDNFLEGKGFAVPYVERDFNAFSGTLTRLPNREEIPVEINDQLVVEYYSR from the coding sequence ATGGCAACAAGAAGAGGCCCTCGTTTTAAGGAATGCCGTCGGCTGGGGGTTAATGTATGCGGACACCCCAAAGCCATGAACCGCGCAGGCGCACCGGCATTTAACAAGAGAAGAAAGGTTTCGGAATACAGCATGCAGCTGACCGAAAAACAGAAGGTGAAGGCGTACTACGGCATTCTGGAAAAGCAGATGGCCCGTTATTACAACGCAGCGGAAAAAACCAAGGGCAAAACCGGCGACGCTTTGCTGCAAGCGCTTGAGTGCCGCCTGGACAACATGGTATACCGAATCGGCTTTGCCAACTCTATTCGCCTGGCTCGCCAGCAGGTCACGCACGGGCATCTTTTGGTAAACGGCAAGAAGATCTCCATTCCGTCGTATTCCATACAGCCAGGTGACGTAATTTCACTGCGCGAAAAATCCAGAAGCAATGTTGCGTTCCGCGATAATTTTCTGGAAGGAAAGGGCTTTGCCGTACCGTATGTGGAACGTGATTTCAACGCCTTCAGCGGCACGCTAACCCGTCTGCCAAACCGCGAGGAAATTCCGGTGGAAATCAACGATCAGCTGGTCGTTGAGTATTACTCGAGGTAA
- a CDS encoding DMT family transporter, with protein MQWVFLLVAGLFEVVWAVGLKMSENFSKLAPSAVTIVGLIASMYFLSLSLKELPIGTAYAIWTGIGTAGTLIFSVVWFREAITLPQVLCVMMIIGGVVGLKVLSPS; from the coding sequence GTGCAATGGGTCTTTTTACTGGTTGCGGGATTATTTGAGGTGGTTTGGGCAGTTGGGCTGAAGATGTCTGAAAACTTCAGCAAATTAGCTCCCAGTGCGGTAACGATTGTGGGGCTGATTGCCAGCATGTATTTTTTGTCGCTGTCGCTGAAGGAGCTGCCGATTGGTACGGCCTATGCCATCTGGACGGGGATCGGTACGGCTGGAACACTGATTTTCAGTGTGGTTTGGTTCCGGGAGGCAATTACACTGCCGCAGGTTCTCTGCGTCATGATGATCATCGGCGGGGTAGTGGGGCTGAAGGTTTTATCGCCTTCTTAA
- a CDS encoding type III pantothenate kinase, with protein sequence MLLTLDIGNTNITIGGYEGKKLRFVSRMATDRSRMEDQYAIELRDILDIYGVKVTDITGAIIGSVVPPLTTYITRAIRKLTKIEPVVVGGKTVTGLDVKLNPPEALGADLVAGCVAAVELYGGPIIIWDMGTATTVSVIDENGSMLGGCIIPGAGISMEALTSRTAQLPAISMEAPDKVIGSNTVDCMRSGLIYGQASMVDGMCDRIEEELGIKCKVIATGGLSHDIVSYCRRDVIYSCNLLLEGLRMLYEKNQPM encoded by the coding sequence ATGCTCTTAACGCTGGATATCGGAAATACGAATATTACGATTGGTGGTTACGAGGGGAAGAAGCTTCGATTTGTGTCCCGAATGGCAACCGACCGTTCCCGGATGGAGGATCAGTACGCAATTGAATTGCGCGATATCCTGGATATTTACGGGGTGAAGGTAACGGATATTACAGGGGCGATCATTGGCTCGGTGGTACCGCCGCTGACCACCTACATTACCCGTGCCATTCGCAAGCTGACCAAAATAGAACCTGTTGTCGTCGGTGGGAAAACCGTGACCGGGCTGGATGTGAAGCTGAATCCGCCCGAAGCGTTAGGCGCGGATCTGGTGGCGGGCTGTGTGGCGGCTGTTGAGCTGTACGGCGGCCCCATCATCATTTGGGACATGGGCACGGCCACTACGGTTTCTGTAATTGACGAGAACGGGAGCATGCTCGGCGGCTGTATTATTCCCGGCGCGGGTATCAGTATGGAGGCGCTTACCTCCCGCACGGCTCAGCTTCCGGCGATCAGCATGGAAGCGCCGGATAAGGTGATCGGTAGCAATACGGTGGACTGCATGCGCTCCGGCCTGATTTACGGACAAGCCTCCATGGTGGACGGAATGTGCGACCGCATTGAGGAAGAGCTTGGTATAAAGTGCAAGGTGATTGCCACCGGCGGATTGTCACACGACATTGTTTCGTATTGCCGGCGCGACGTCATTTACAGCTGCAATCTACTGCTCGAGGGGCTGCGGATGCTGTACGAAAAAAATCAACCGATGTAA
- a CDS encoding spore maturation protein, with the protein MADIGSVVVPATIFFILVFGFVRKVPVFDVFVSGAREGALSCFEILPSLVGLILAVNMLSASGALDLVSSFLRPAALALGLPPEVMPLALMRPVSGSGSNALLLQLFRDYGPDSFIGRVASVLNGSTETTFYAIAVYFGAVGIKRTRHTIPAALTADLVGYIASVWAVRILFL; encoded by the coding sequence GTGGCTGATATAGGTAGCGTGGTGGTACCGGCCACAATTTTTTTTATTCTGGTGTTCGGCTTTGTCCGGAAGGTGCCGGTGTTTGATGTGTTTGTCAGCGGTGCCAGAGAAGGCGCTCTCTCGTGCTTTGAGATACTGCCGTCTTTAGTCGGGCTGATTCTGGCGGTGAATATGCTCAGTGCGTCCGGTGCGCTCGATCTGGTCTCGTCCTTTCTGCGGCCGGCGGCGCTGGCTCTCGGCCTGCCGCCAGAGGTGATGCCGCTGGCGCTGATGCGTCCCGTTTCCGGCAGTGGGTCAAATGCGCTGCTGCTGCAGTTGTTCCGAGATTACGGACCGGATAGCTTTATTGGGCGAGTGGCCTCTGTGCTGAACGGCTCAACAGAAACTACCTTTTACGCCATCGCCGTGTATTTCGGTGCGGTCGGGATCAAAAGGACCCGACATACGATTCCCGCGGCCCTTACGGCGGATCTGGTCGGGTATATCGCATCGGTGTGGGCGGTTCGAATTCTCTTTTTATGA
- a CDS encoding nucleoside recognition domain-containing protein, translating into MMNYIWAGMILFSCVCALLTGRLPALSDAVLSGAASAVQLVIVLLGMMCVWTGLMKIADAGGLTKLLSRMFYPVMKLLFPKYPKDSAAMKAICMNITANLLGLGNAATPLGIAAMKEMSRVSSRREEADNNMVMFVVINTASIQLVPTFMGTLRAQYGSAQPFDIVPAVWLASIVSLGLGILAAKLLERREDRRG; encoded by the coding sequence ATGATGAATTATATTTGGGCTGGGATGATTCTGTTCAGCTGTGTCTGCGCTCTGCTGACCGGGCGGCTGCCAGCGCTTTCGGATGCTGTGCTCTCCGGTGCGGCGAGCGCAGTTCAGCTGGTCATTGTTTTGCTGGGCATGATGTGCGTATGGACGGGTTTGATGAAAATTGCGGATGCCGGCGGGCTGACAAAGCTGCTTAGCCGGATGTTTTACCCGGTGATGAAGCTGCTGTTCCCCAAATACCCGAAGGACAGCGCCGCAATGAAGGCAATCTGCATGAACATAACGGCCAATCTGTTGGGATTGGGCAATGCGGCCACGCCACTGGGGATCGCCGCCATGAAAGAGATGAGCCGGGTAAGCAGCAGGCGGGAGGAGGCCGACAATAACATGGTCATGTTTGTGGTCATTAATACGGCGTCAATCCAGCTGGTTCCCACCTTTATGGGAACGCTGCGCGCGCAGTACGGCTCCGCTCAGCCCTTCGATATTGTGCCCGCTGTATGGCTGGCTTCCATTGTATCGCTGGGGCTGGGAATTTTGGCCGCCAAATTGCTGGAAAGGCGGGAAGACAGACGTGGCTGA
- a CDS encoding AbrB/MazE/SpoVT family DNA-binding domain-containing protein, with protein MKSTGIVRPVDMFGRIVLPKELRSTLNITEKDSLEIFVEESAIILKKYQPSCVFCGSMDRISKYKDHNVCHKCMERLAKRLDEEEESD; from the coding sequence ATGAAATCTACGGGGATTGTTCGGCCGGTCGATATGTTCGGGCGTATCGTTCTGCCAAAGGAGCTTAGATCCACACTCAACATCACAGAAAAAGATTCTTTAGAAATTTTCGTGGAAGAATCCGCGATTATACTAAAGAAGTATCAGCCTTCTTGTGTATTCTGCGGGAGTATGGATCGCATTTCAAAGTACAAAGACCATAATGTGTGTCACAAATGTATGGAACGATTAGCGAAACGTCTCGACGAAGAAGAAGAATCTGATTAA
- a CDS encoding TMEM165/GDT1 family protein produces MGITALVFSLGAVVLAEMGDKTQLLAMAFAAKYKASKVMMGVFLATILNHALAVVVGHMLTRFDTIQVWIQGIAALSFLFFGLWTIRGDKLEGEENRTTKFGAVLTVAIAFFIAEMGDKTQLTTVALAAKFPTNPLWILSGTTLGMLIADGVGIIVGVVLCKKIPERTVKLISAAVFIFFGFLGSYQVMRNDLGLSTDIIMLTMTVLYALTAAATIYLLKKEKGQETTESVPPACCPIKKEI; encoded by the coding sequence ATGGGAATCACAGCCTTAGTCTTCTCACTGGGCGCAGTCGTTTTAGCCGAAATGGGAGACAAAACACAACTTTTGGCAATGGCTTTTGCAGCGAAATACAAAGCCAGCAAGGTCATGATGGGTGTCTTTTTGGCCACGATTTTGAATCATGCGCTGGCAGTGGTGGTCGGCCATATGCTGACGCGCTTTGACACGATTCAAGTATGGATTCAGGGAATTGCCGCACTGTCGTTTCTCTTTTTCGGGTTATGGACAATTCGAGGGGACAAGCTGGAAGGAGAAGAGAACAGAACCACAAAGTTCGGAGCCGTGCTCACTGTGGCCATCGCGTTTTTCATTGCGGAAATGGGCGACAAAACCCAGTTGACCACAGTAGCCCTCGCGGCGAAATTCCCCACGAATCCACTCTGGATTCTTTCCGGTACCACTCTGGGTATGCTGATTGCCGACGGCGTCGGAATCATTGTCGGCGTTGTGCTGTGTAAGAAAATCCCGGAACGAACTGTAAAACTGATTTCGGCCGCAGTATTCATTTTCTTCGGCTTTCTGGGCAGCTATCAGGTCATGAGAAATGATCTGGGCCTGAGTACCGATATCATCATGTTAACAATGACCGTTCTTTATGCTTTGACCGCCGCCGCAACTATTTATTTGCTGAAGAAAGAAAAAGGCCAAGAGACAACAGAATCCGTTCCCCCCGCGTGCTGTCCGATCAAAAAAGAGATTTAA
- a CDS encoding DNA alkylation repair protein: protein MEKSELSEWNCEAPARGQLELLAEPSYRAFSEKLLPGTSCILGVRLPTLRRLAKQIAKGDWRGYLAQACDDTFEEIMLQGLVLGCAKAESAELLDRTANFIPKIDNWSVCDSFCAGFRLAKREPTTVWNFLVPYLESGREFDCRFGVVMLLDHYCCAEYLERTLLRLAQVHAQGYYAKMAAAWAISECFAKDPFQTLAYLEQPTWDDFIHNKAIQKITESLRVPDDLKALARSLKRTAPA, encoded by the coding sequence ATGGAGAAGAGCGAACTGTCTGAATGGAATTGTGAGGCTCCGGCCCGCGGGCAGCTTGAACTGCTGGCAGAACCGTCATATCGCGCGTTCAGCGAAAAGCTCCTACCCGGAACCTCCTGCATTCTAGGGGTTCGGCTCCCAACACTGCGGCGGCTGGCAAAACAGATTGCAAAAGGAGATTGGCGCGGCTATCTCGCGCAGGCCTGCGACGACACTTTTGAAGAAATTATGCTTCAGGGACTTGTTCTTGGGTGTGCAAAGGCAGAATCCGCAGAACTGCTGGATCGCACTGCTAATTTCATCCCTAAAATTGACAACTGGTCTGTATGCGACAGCTTTTGCGCCGGATTTCGTCTGGCTAAGCGCGAACCGACAACAGTTTGGAATTTTCTAGTGCCCTATCTGGAATCTGGCCGGGAATTTGACTGCCGTTTCGGCGTGGTGATGCTGCTGGATCATTATTGCTGTGCGGAATATCTGGAACGCACGCTGCTTCGGCTGGCACAGGTTCATGCACAAGGGTATTATGCTAAAATGGCGGCTGCATGGGCAATTTCAGAGTGCTTCGCAAAAGATCCGTTTCAAACGCTCGCATACTTAGAGCAGCCAACCTGGGATGACTTCATTCACAACAAAGCGATCCAGAAAATCACGGAATCCCTTCGGGTTCCAGACGATTTAAAGGCTTTGGCCCGCAGCCTCAAGCGAACCGCGCCGGCTTGA
- a CDS encoding helix-turn-helix transcriptional regulator produces the protein MEPQLDLAIDCTYADSDTPIQQLYFNVYRQIYIKHGKIRLTVNGANYIIPAGHMFFFSNLDECSLEVLEAPYQRYLVTIQPLKIHNILYDSPLMSVFQHHSSESFPTFDLTDCQEEAETLFEGMTRESARFRPYRGDYMVSFLQQSLILAYRRSAGQFASYDGRHSSHIYEVKKYLEEHCLEDIQIKELAEQFYISVYYLSHSFKSMTGYSPKQFLLMNRLSYAKDLLWNTKKPIAQIAVECGFGNANNFIRAFKKHTGAAPGKFRSSTTSNNQL, from the coding sequence ATGGAACCGCAGTTAGATCTGGCGATTGATTGTACCTATGCTGATTCCGACACGCCGATTCAGCAGCTATACTTCAATGTATACCGTCAGATTTATATCAAACACGGAAAAATTCGATTGACTGTAAATGGAGCAAATTATATTATTCCTGCGGGACATATGTTCTTTTTCAGCAATTTGGATGAGTGCTCACTAGAGGTGCTGGAAGCGCCGTATCAACGGTATTTGGTAACGATTCAGCCTCTGAAGATTCATAACATTCTGTACGACAGCCCCTTGATGTCTGTTTTTCAGCACCATTCCTCTGAGAGCTTCCCCACCTTCGATCTAACCGATTGTCAGGAGGAAGCGGAAACTCTGTTTGAGGGAATGACACGGGAAAGTGCGCGCTTTCGCCCTTACCGCGGCGACTACATGGTATCGTTTCTGCAGCAGTCTTTGATTTTGGCCTACCGCCGCTCCGCCGGCCAGTTTGCCTCATATGACGGACGGCATTCTTCCCATATTTACGAAGTGAAAAAATACTTGGAAGAGCATTGCCTGGAGGATATTCAGATCAAGGAGCTGGCAGAACAGTTCTATATCAGTGTTTATTATCTGTCGCACAGCTTTAAAAGCATGACCGGATACAGTCCCAAGCAATTTTTGCTGATGAACCGCCTGTCCTATGCCAAGGATCTGCTGTGGAACACGAAAAAGCCGATCGCCCAAATTGCAGTGGAATGCGGATTCGGAAACGCTAACAATTTTATCCGTGCGTTTAAAAAGCATACGGGAGCCGCGCCCGGTAAATTCCGTTCCTCCACCACCTCCAACAATCAGTTGTAA
- a CDS encoding DegV family protein, with protein sequence MSVQILIDSTADLSREEAERVGVRIVPLTVHFGDRQYVDKFTITDKEFYEMLNTEEEMPTTTQVSPQSFLDVYAEYPNDEIVGIYIAQKLSGTYQSAVIAKEECGRDDIYPVDSTTVSAGAALLVREAIRLRDEGKSGKEIAEQITALAKRVDLLAVFNTMKYLVKGGRLSSTKGTLGNLLGIKPIIQVKDGVLEVIGKERGMKKACDFVVRYVHELPDFDSNMPIAYAHSFNVQELPILKQEIGDGETLIMGSVVGTHGGPGTILFAYFRK encoded by the coding sequence ATGAGCGTTCAGATTTTAATAGACAGTACGGCAGATCTTTCCCGTGAGGAGGCCGAGAGAGTCGGAGTTCGGATTGTTCCGCTGACGGTGCATTTCGGCGATCGCCAGTATGTGGATAAATTCACAATTACGGATAAAGAATTTTATGAGATGCTGAATACGGAAGAAGAAATGCCGACGACGACTCAGGTCAGCCCCCAGAGCTTTCTGGACGTTTATGCGGAGTACCCGAACGATGAAATCGTGGGAATTTATATTGCGCAGAAGCTGAGCGGCACGTATCAGTCCGCTGTGATTGCGAAAGAGGAATGCGGGCGTGACGATATTTACCCGGTCGATTCCACAACGGTATCGGCCGGTGCGGCTCTGTTGGTGCGAGAGGCGATTCGCCTGCGCGACGAGGGCAAGAGCGGCAAAGAGATTGCCGAGCAGATCACGGCGCTGGCAAAGCGAGTGGATTTGCTGGCTGTTTTCAATACGATGAAATATCTTGTCAAGGGTGGTCGGCTGTCCAGCACGAAGGGAACACTCGGTAATCTGCTGGGCATTAAACCGATCATTCAGGTAAAGGACGGCGTTCTAGAAGTGATCGGGAAAGAGCGCGGCATGAAAAAGGCCTGTGATTTTGTGGTACGCTATGTACACGAGCTGCCGGATTTTGATTCGAACATGCCGATTGCCTATGCCCACAGCTTCAACGTGCAGGAGCTGCCGATATTGAAGCAGGAAATAGGAGATGGGGAAACGCTCATTATGGGAAGCGTTGTGGGAACCCACGGCGGCCCCGGCACGATTCTGTTTGCTTATTTCCGTAAATAA
- a CDS encoding MarR family winged helix-turn-helix transcriptional regulator gives MNSVQQKELNYFFVETFNKILQYEEVALSTGDKAGLSMKELHILEAVAQMQARQENTMSKIAARLGISVGALTTAVGVLVTKGCLERRGCTQDRRVVRIVLTEQGERAEWQHRLFHRDMVQMIGNSLTEESLSSLLESLKILSRFFEEKKEGGIIA, from the coding sequence ATGAATTCCGTTCAGCAGAAGGAGCTGAATTATTTTTTTGTAGAAACCTTTAATAAGATTCTGCAGTACGAGGAGGTCGCGCTTTCCACCGGAGACAAGGCCGGCTTGAGCATGAAAGAGCTGCACATACTGGAGGCAGTGGCACAGATGCAGGCCCGGCAGGAGAACACCATGTCGAAGATCGCAGCGCGGCTCGGCATCAGTGTGGGAGCGCTTACCACGGCGGTTGGCGTACTGGTCACGAAGGGGTGTCTTGAGCGCCGCGGCTGTACCCAGGACCGTCGGGTTGTGCGGATCGTACTGACCGAGCAGGGAGAAAGGGCAGAATGGCAGCATCGTCTGTTTCATCGCGACATGGTTCAGATGATTGGTAATTCCTTAACGGAAGAAAGCCTGAGTTCCCTTTTAGAGTCCCTGAAAATCTTAAGTCGTTTTTTTGAAGAAAAAAAGGAAGGCGGAATTATAGCATGA